TGCACGTCGTCGAGGTCCCCACGGGACTGATAGACGCGGGCATCGACTTCGTGCAGGAACAGCTCAAAGAGGAGCGGGGCTGTCTCTTATACACATCTCTGAGCGGGCTGGCANTCGTTCGCCGAGGAGCACGACATCGAGACGATCGTCGTCGGGAGCCACGGACGTGAGAGCGTCTCCCGGGTCCTGCTGGGGAGCGTCGCCGAGAACGTCGTTCGTCGGTCACCGACGACGGTCACCGTCGTCCGATAACCGTCGGGACCGCGCTCGTGGCGTCGGCGAGCCCGTATCACACAGGAAGCCGACGGCACGACGTGCGACAGTGTTCACCCATCGATCGGCGCTTCGGACTGCTGTTACCTACGTTCCTGCCACACTCCGGTCGAGGTTCGTTCCCTGAGCGGTGCGCGTGTCGTCGCGTAGCTGACGGTACGCATCGGTCAGAACGGCCATCAGATAGACGATCAGGACTGCCGTGAGAACGGCCGTCACGACCGACGAGACGGTCGAAGCCGCTGGCAGGACGAATCCGATGGCGAACGAGACGACCATGAAGAGCACCATCACGACGAGGTACAACCCGAAGAGCCGCCAGCGGTTTCCGGACGCGAGACTCCAGCTACGTCGGATACCGCCGATGAAGCTCTCGTCCTCGTCGGCGACGTAGATCACCGCGAACAGCAGACTCATCGTCAGGAACAATCCCGGGATCACCAACAAAACGAACCCGATCGACGTCAGAACACTGACGACGAGGCTGGCGGCGATCGAGTTGAGCGTCACCCAGCCCATCCGGCGGGTGTAGCTCTCACGGGTGATGTCCTGCCGGTCGGCGGCCATCACGCGGATGAGGACGATGGATATCACCTGGAAGACGAGAAGGATCACGACGAAGAGGACCCCGGCGATCGTCGCCGACACCGGCACCGACATCGGAACCGACGTCGAAGTCCCCGCCGCTCCGGGCGGCAGGTCGAGACTCGCGAGGAACACCTCGGTGAGCCGGTTCGTCGTTGCGAGAAGCGCTATCTGGACGACACCGAGCACGGCGGCGAACACGAGTCCGTCCTTCGTGAGCGTCTTCCTGATACCGGCATTGAGTGCACGTCCGATCTGAACGCCTGTATCTACGCGTCTCGCGTTGGATAACTAAAGCCTTTCCCTCACTCGGATAAATCAACCGATTCAGTACTGGGTCCGCATCGGAGCCGACGTTTCCGAGGGCCTTCCGGACGGACCACCGCTTCCGTCGGTCGTTCGACGGTCACCAACGCGTTTGCTTGCGGCAGCCACGGAATAGTTCGGGGACCAGCAGAGGGGTCAAACCAACTGATAATTAGTTGTAGACATCGTATATTGATAATACCACGGATCAACTTTACGTGACGAGAAGGTACAACCATTGCAGTTTTTATTGTGATCGAAGCGAGGATACATGTTTGAGAATACGTTTGGTAGATGGAAAAGCTCGTCTTGTTATACTCGTGATTCTACTCCTCTCCTTCAATACCGTCTCAGTCAAGATACGCACCGAGTCAAAGTATTGGAGAAATTCACAGTATATCCGAAGGTATATTAATATCAACAATTCGTGGTGCTCTTGGTTTTCTGTAACTCTCGAACGACCGGCTACTGTAAACCAGATTGACGAACTGTTCGCCCCCGCTGTACGTCGTCAGTGCGTGAAATCGAGTGCTGATCGAGTGGCCGCGGGACGAGGGATTCGAGAGTTACTATCAGTTATTAATGTCCGACGAGACACCACACCACTACCGTATCCGATCCTCGGATCCGCTTTCTCGGTCAGTCGACGTACGGGATACCGACGCCGTACCAGTCCGGCCCCTCGCCGACCCACTGGTGGCTGGTCGCCGGCCCGAGTTCGTCCTCGTGCCACTCGATCGGCTCCCAGTCGGGTTCGAAGTTGAGATAGCCAGGTCCCGCGAACAGCTCGATACAGAGCTCGCTCGCCGGGTCGCTGACGTAGAGGAAGTCCGCGCGCGTGATCGCGTGTTTTCCCGGTCCGGCTTCGGGTTCCATCCCGTACTCGGCGAGGATGTCGGCACACTCCCAGAGGTCCTCGCGCGAGTCGACGTGGTAGGAGACGTGATGGAGGTTCGGGTCGGTTCCGGTCGGGAGCCGATGGATGGCGATGTCGTGGGGGAGCGGCGTCACCGAGAGCCACCAGCCCCACAGCTCCCCGTCGCTCTCGCGATACTGCTCGTTGACGTTGAACCCGAGTTCCTCGGCGAGCCACGCGGCGTGTTCGGCCGAAACCCCGTCCTGTACGTGACAGTGGTCGATGCGCCGCGGCGCGATCCGGTTGGCGGTCGCCTCACTGTAGTTCCGGTTCCGGAGCTTCGAGCGGAGCTCCTTCGGGGCCTTCGGCTTCTCGACGTCGTAGTAGAACTCGTACTCGTGGCCGAAGCGCTCGACGCGGACCGCCGACCCCTGCCCCCGCTCGTCGCCCGCCGCCACCCGTCGCACGTCGGCCCCGTTGACCTCGAACTGCTCGGCGAGCTCACCGACCGCCTCGGGCGTGGTGGTTCGGAACGCGATGTGGTCGATGCCCGTCCGCCCGGACTCGGTGACGCTCAGGGTGTGGTGTTCCCAGTCGCGCATCCCGCGGAGGTACGCCGTGCCGCCGACCCGCTCGGTGAGTTTGAACCCCATTACCTCCTCGAAGAACCAGAGTGATTCGTCGAGGTCCGGGGTGTGGACCGCGATGTGGCCGAGTTTGGCGACCTTCGAGTCGTAGGACGTCATCGGTGGGCCCCCCTCGCGTGCCGAACCCGTTCGTTCGAACGAGGGGACCGCTGGGCGAAAATGTCGCTATCCGAAACGTCCGCTTTCGGAACCATGCGGCTCGATACTCCCCACCATTATTAAACACTATCGTTCATTCTCGATCCCGTGCTTTCGCCCGGCGGACCGGGGATCAGTCAATGAGGTCGTGGAGGTTGCCGGCGAAGATGGCGTCGCGGGTCGGCTCGTCGACGTCCATCGACTCGACGGCGTCGATCGAGACCTCGATCGTCCGTCGACCCCGCTCGGGACTGAAGGGGTAATCGGTACCGAAGACGACGTTCCCCGAACCGAAGAACGAATTCGCACAGTCGAGCGCCGATACCGACCCGGAGACGGCGGTGTCGGCGTAGAACCGCTTGAAGTACTCCTCGGCGGGCTTTTCGAGGTCGGCGGCGTGCTCGTGGAAGCCCGGGTAGTTCTCGGGGTAGGCCTTTCGCTGCTCGTGGAACATCGCGATCCGGTCGCCGTAGAACGGCACCATCCCGCCGCCGTGATGCGAGACGAGTTGCAGGTCAGGGTACTCCTCCATCACGCCGCCGAAGACGAGGCGCGAGAGCGCGAGCGTGGTGTCGAACGGCCAGCCGAACAGCCGGTGTTCCATGTACTCGTCGGCCCAGTCGTACCACTCCCAGAGCTGGGGATGCATCCAGAGCGGCGTGTCGGTCGCCTCGGCGCGTTCGTAGAGCGGCCAGAACGCCTCGTCGTCGATCGGCCGCCCGTCGACGTTCGAGAATATCTGTGCGCCCGCCATGTCGAGGTCCTCGACACACCGCTCGAACTCCTCGACGAACTCCTCACCGGGTCGCGGGATGGTGGCGACCGGAACGAACAGGT
This sequence is a window from Halococcus hamelinensis 100A6. Protein-coding genes within it:
- a CDS encoding VOC family protein; protein product: MTSYDSKVAKLGHIAVHTPDLDESLWFFEEVMGFKLTERVGGTAYLRGMRDWEHHTLSVTESGRTGIDHIAFRTTTPEAVGELAEQFEVNGADVRRVAAGDERGQGSAVRVERFGHEYEFYYDVEKPKAPKELRSKLRNRNYSEATANRIAPRRIDHCHVQDGVSAEHAAWLAEELGFNVNEQYRESDGELWGWWLSVTPLPHDIAIHRLPTGTDPNLHHVSYHVDSREDLWECADILAEYGMEPEAGPGKHAITRADFLYVSDPASELCIELFAGPGYLNFEPDWEPIEWHEDELGPATSHQWVGEGPDWYGVGIPYVD
- a CDS encoding amidohydrolase family protein, coding for MPEIIDGYTHILTQEFHEALTEEFGFQGLSGTPAFLWEIDRRVEDMADYGVDKQVITLALPTLFQGMDPELALELTRFANDEIRRLADEHPDLFVPVATIPRPGEEFVEEFERCVEDLDMAGAQIFSNVDGRPIDDEAFWPLYERAEATDTPLWMHPQLWEWYDWADEYMEHRLFGWPFDTTLALSRLVFGGVMEEYPDLQLVSHHGGGMVPFYGDRIAMFHEQRKAYPENYPGFHEHAADLEKPAEEYFKRFYADTAVSGSVSALDCANSFFGSGNVVFGTDYPFSPERGRRTIEVSIDAVESMDVDEPTRDAIFAGNLHDLID